A window from Cryptomeria japonica chromosome 1, Sugi_1.0, whole genome shotgun sequence encodes these proteins:
- the LOC131073155 gene encoding pentatricopeptide repeat-containing protein At2g13600 codes for MKTLKKLKQVTSMNVLIKNSSRNQYKKMHILAENQSRISSVCNKEPLKGVLKMLYSMDKADCNTYLSLLTTCINMKALREGKRVHLHLIRTGFEVDIHVGNKLVIMYGKCGRFEDARHVFDEIPERDVVTWSAMIGGYSQNGQDEDAVRLFRDMMVFGVKPNQFTFGSVVNACAKLEALEEGKQVHGYVVKIGFESNSVVGSVLVDMYAKCGSIEDAHKVFDELPDRTVVASTAMVTGYVRNERVDKASELFWRMTERNVVSWNAMIAGYAQNGHNEEAVKLFVQMRCWGNSPNQSTFSAVLSACGNLAALEKGRHIHGLIIKTLFKLGVFVGNALTTMYAKCGVIEDARRVFDRVTEQNVVTWNALIAGYAQHGEGEETLNLFEQMQKVGMKPNHVTFLCVLSACSHAGLVCEGQHYFYSMCQDYGLVPRVEHYACVVDLLGRSGYLVEAEEFIEKMPLKPNAGLWKALLAACRIHANSELGQRAAEKIFELGEQHPSTYVILSNIYAEAGRWNDVAKVRVLMKDRGVKKAPAFSWIEVKNQVHSFVIGDRSHPQTEEIYAMVEKLTKLMKEAGYKPNPNFALHEVD; via the coding sequence ATGAAAACGTTGAAAAAGTTAAAACAAGTTACATCCATGAATGTGCTAATAAAAAATTCATCTAGAAATCAATATAAAAAAATGCATATACTTGCTGAAAATCAGAGCAGAATTAGCAGTGTCTGTAATAAAGAACCCCTAAAAGGGGTTTTGAAAATGCTCTATTCTATGGACAAAGCAGATTGTAATACCTATCTTTCTCTGTTAACAACTTGCATTAATATGAAGGCATTGAGAGAAGGGAAGAGGGTTCATTTGCATTTAATCAGAACTGGTTTTGAGGTGGATATACATGTGGGGAATAAGCTTGTGATAATGTATGGGAAATGTGGAAGATTTGAGGATGCACGCCACGTGTTTGACGAAATACCTGAACGAGATGTCGTCACATGGTCAGCCATGATTGGAGGTTATTCTCAGAATGGTCAAGATGAAGATGCTGTGAGGCTTTTTAGGGATATGATGGTGTTTGGTGTGAAGCCAAACCAGTTTACGTTCGGCAGCGTGGTGAATGCATGTGCAAAATTGGAAGCCTTGGAGGAAGGCAAGCAGGTGCATGGATATGTAGTGAAGATTGGTTTTGAAAGCAATTCTGTTGTGGGGAGTGTGCTTGTTGACATGTATGCGAAATGTGGAAGTATAGAGGATGCACACAAAGTGTTTGATGAATTACCTGACCGGACAGTTGTGGCTTCGACTGCAATGGTTACAGGGTATGTTAGGAATGAGAGAGTTGACAAGGCTAGTGAGCTCTTTTGGAGAATGACTGAACGGAATGTAgtgtcatggaatgcaatgattgcagggtATGCTCAGAATGGACATAATGAAGAGGCAGTGAAGCTTTTTGTACAAATGCGATGCTGGGGTAATAGTCCTAATCAGAGTACCTTCTCCGCGGTTCTCAGTGCTTGTGGAAACCTAGCAGCTTTAGAAAAGGGAAGGCACATCCATGGTCTTATCATCAAAACATTGTTTAAACTAGGTGTTTTTGTTGGCAATGCACTCACTactatgtatgcaaaatgtggtgTCATAGAAGATGCAAGACGAGTTTTTGACAGAGTTACTGAACAAAATGTTGTTACATGGAATGCATTGATCGCAGGATATGCCCAACATGGGGAAGGAGAGGAGACACTTAATCTCTTCGAACAGATGCAAAAGGTAGGAATGAAGCCTAATCATGTTACTTTCCTTTGTGTCCTGTCTGCCTGCAGCCATGCAGGTTTAGTGTGCGAAGGCCAGCACTACTTTTATTCCATGTGTCAAGATTATGGTCTTGTACCAAGGGTAGAGCACTATGCTTGTGTGGTTGATCTTCTTGGTCGTTCTGGGTACCTGGTTGAAGCAGAGGAGTTTATTGAAAAAATGCCACTGAAACCTAATGCTGGTTTGTGGAAGGCCTTACTCGCTGCCTGCAGAATCCATGCAAATTCAGAGCTAGGTCAGCGTGCAGCTGAAAAGATTTTTGAATTGGGAGAGCAACACCCTTCAACATATGTGATACTATCAAACATCTATGCTGAAGCTGGTAGGTGGAATGATGTAGCAAAGGTGAGAGTACTTATGAAAGATAGAGGGGTTAAGAAGGCCCCTGCATTTAGCTGGATTGAAGTCAAGAACCAGGTGCATTCTTTTGTCATAGGAGACCGATCGCACCCCCAAACAGAGGAGATCTATGCAATGGTAGAGAAGTTGACTAAGCTAATGAAGGAGGCAGGGTATAAGCCCAACCCAAACTTTGCGTTACATGAGGTGGACTAG